A window from Primulina huaijiensis isolate GDHJ02 chromosome 13, ASM1229523v2, whole genome shotgun sequence encodes these proteins:
- the LOC140991697 gene encoding protein SMAX1-LIKE 4-like isoform X2 — protein MRAGVCAAQQTLSVEAASVLKHSLSLARRRGHAQVTPLHVAATLLSSRASPLRRACLKSQPNQPSHPLQCRALELCFNVALNRLPATPTPLLHAQPSLSNAIVAALKRAQAHQRRGCIEQQQQSPPPLIGVKVELEQLILSILDDPSCYNNSGGIYSTPSSPPNYDQNPNSFWHSNVMSYVSEKNPLIFSPDQKGILSKPDANTSPLKEDIKLVFEVLLRKKRRNTVIVGDSFSMNEALVAELMNKVKRGDVPEELKSVYFVKFQFSSVPLQLMKREEVDMHIDDLKRKVESSASNGRVIIYTGDLKWTVEELFCGGKEATVYSPIDHLVSEIAKLLSWYNNDSLNARVWLMATASYQTYTKCQMKQPPLDAQWSLQAVSVPSGGLGLSLNATATIGVDSRITFNENPSNVMHKSPFFGKEEDQDVLNCCPECLSNFEKEASQHDSFSLNKKTENGSVQLPYWLKPQGIETYEKEGLLQLRRKYNRHCQNQHGGSQNPNNSSANFTNQSFLGRNNFNTSSHPLWPTMNIFGDSDTISFGYSSVKANQIATAPPRFRRQQSCHIEFSFENGNSKFQSTKLNLDSLKSMDDKEVKITLALGNSMFAAAPNSETTKLNAEMCKTLQENLPWQKEMIPSILQALMDPKGMDQDKWLLIQGDDFIGKRRLTISIAKSMFGSSDLIFCMNMRENTRTLTQNCEMLHKALKDHEKMVVLVEDVDCADPEFVKFLDDGFESGDMGKLMKRERDSGSNIMVLTTNDSLSFNKKRDITDSVIQMKIVVSGSKMDSGVVSVLDHKRKSHWDSPTKIKSRRNSEIEDVFSNELDLNVKVDEDEQGEGKAGELSPISSDLTREITTDQRNSPKFLGKINNRFVFNRSTDQENQAKDMFLSMFKRSFHEACGGRNISSFNVDEMVLEEVFQGSGFYLNNLFEQWLNNVFQRSLHMVDTWERGNIRVRLCLGGEGEYCSNDGFMGTSLPNGIQVSFIV, from the exons ATGCGTGCAGGAGTTTGCGCAGCTCAACAGACCCTCTCCGTAGAGGCTGCTTCCGTGTTGAAGCATTCTCTTAGCCTGGCACGGCGGCGCGGCCACGCTCAGGTCACACCACTGCATGTCGCCGCCACTTTGCTGAGCTCTAGAGCCAGTCCTCTCAGAAGGGCTTGCCTTAAATCTCAGCCTAACCAACCATCACATCCGCTTCAATGCCGAGCTCTAGAGCTGTGTTTCAATGTCGCACTTAATCGTCTTCCTGCCACCCCTACTCCTCTTCTTCACGCGCAGCCTTCCTTATCTAATGCCATTGTTGCTGCTCTTAAAAGGGCTCAAGCTCACCAGAGGAGAGGCTGTAttgagcagcagcagcagtcaCCGCCGCCGTTGATTGGTGTTAAAGTTGAGCTGGAACAACTTATTTTGTCAATCTTGGATGACCCTAGT TGCTACAACAATTCTGGTGGGATTTACTCAACTCCAAGTTCACCTCCAAATTATGATCAAAACCCTAATAGTTTCTGGCATTCCAATGTGATGTCTTACGTTTCTGAGAAAAACCCATTGATCTTTTCACCTGATCAGAAGGGTATTTTAAGCAAGCCCGACGCAAATACTTCCCCTCTGAAGGAAGATATCAAGTTGGTTTTCGAGGTTTTGCTCAGAAAGAAGAGACGAAACACTGTAATAGTTGGAGACTCTTTCTCCATGAATGAAGCTCTTGTTGCAGAGCTAATGAATAAAGTAAAAAGAGGAGATGTGCCTGAGGAGTTAAAATCCGTGTACTTTGTTAAGTTTCAGTTCTCATCAGTGCCACTCCAGCTCATGAAAAGAGAAGAAGTGGACATGCATATTGATGATTTGAAAAGAAAGGTCGAATCTTCTGCGTCAAATGGTAGAGTTATAATCTACACTGGTGACTTGAAATGGACAGTTGAAGAACTGTTTTGTGGTGGTAAGGAAGCCACGGTTTATAGCCCTATTGATCACTTAGTTTCTGAGATAGCAAAGTTGCTTTCTTGGTATAATAATGACAGTTTAAACGCAAGAGTTTGGTTAATGGCTACTGCAAGTTACCAGACTTACACGAAGTGTCAAATGAAGCAGCCTCCTTTGGATGCTCAATGGAGTTTGCAAGCTGTGTCTGTTCCTTCTGGTGGACTGGGGTTGAGTCTCAATGCTACTGCTACGAT TGGCGTGGATTCAAGAATCACCTTTAATGAAAATCCATCAAATGTGATGCACAAAAGCCCATTTTTTGGCAAGGAAGAAGATCAAGATGTCTTGAATTGCTGTCCAGAATGCTTATCCAACTTTGAAAAAGAAGCCAGCCAGCACGattctttttcattaaacaaAAAAACAGAGAACGGTTCTGTCCAATTACCTTATTGGCTCAAGCCACAAGGCATTGAAACATATGAGAAG GAAGGTTTGCTTCAGCTCAGGAGAAAATATAACAGACACTGCCAGAATCAGCACGGCGGAagccaaaatccaaataatTCGAGTGCAAATTTTACAAACCAGAGCTTTCTTGGAAGAAATAACTTCAATACTTCATCACATCCTCTTTGGCCAACTATGAACATCTTTGGTGATTCAGACACAATTTCATTTGGTTATTCTTCTGTCAAGGCTAATCAAATCGCCACCGCTCCGCCTCGATTCAGGAGGCAGCAATCTTGCCATATCGAGTTTAGTTTTGAGAATGGGAATTCTAAATTCCAATCCACCAAACTGAACTTGGATTCACTTAAGAGCATGGATGATAAGGAAGTAAAGATCACTCTCGCTCTTGGAAATTCCATGTTTGCTGCTGCACCAAATTCTGAGACAACTAAATTGAATGCTGAAATGTGTAAAACATTACAAGAAAATCTTCCATGGCAAAAGGAAATGATTCCTTCGATTCTACAGGCACTGATGGATCCTAAAGGAATGGACCAAGATAAATGGTTGCTAATTCAAGGAGACGATTTTATTGGAAAGAGACGACTGACAATTAGCATAGCAAAATCCATGTTCGGTTCTTCAGATTTGATCTTCTGCATGAATATGAGGGAAAATACAAGAACATTGACTCAGAACTGTGAGATGCTCCACAAGGCACTGAAAGATCATGAAAAGATGGTAGTTCTTGTTGAAGATGTAGATTGTGCTGATCCTGAGTTTGTTAAGTTTCTTGATGATGGATTTGAGAGTGGGGACATGGGAAAATTGATGAAAAGAGAACGAGATTCGGGAAGCAATATAATGGTCTTAACAACTAATGATTCCTTGAGTTTTAACAAGAAAAGGGATATCACAGATTCTGTCATTCAGATGAAAATAGTTGTCAGTGGATCCAAAATGGATTCAGGGGTGGTATCTGTTCTTGATCATAAGCGTAAATCGCATTGGGATTCTCCCACCAAGATCAAGAGCCGAAGGAACAGTGAAATTGAAGATGTTTTCTCAAACGAGCTCGACCTCAATGTAAAAGTTGATGAGGATGAGCAAGGAGAAGGCAAGGCTGGAGAGTTAAGCCCGATTTCAAGTGATTTGACTCGTGAAATCACAACAGATCAACGGAATTCACCAAAGTTTCTTGGAAAGATAAACAACCGCTTCGTTTTCAACCGAAGCACGGATCAAGAAAACCAAGCAAAGGATATGTTCTTGTCCATGTTCAAGAGATCTTTTCATGAGGCATGTGGGGGTAGAAACATAAGCAGTTTCAACGTCGATGAGATGGTCTTGGAAGAAGTTTTTCAAGGGTCTGGTTTTTATCTTAACAACTTGTTCGAACAATGGttaaacaatgtttttcaaaGAAGTTTACACATGGTTGATACTTGGGAGAGGGGAAATATTAGAGTTAGGCTGTGTTTAGGAGGCGAGGGGGAATATTGTTCAAACGATGGATTCATGGGAACAAGTCTTCCCAATGGAATCCAAGTttcttttattgtttaa
- the LOC140991697 gene encoding protein SMAX1-LIKE 4-like isoform X1: MRAGVCAAQQTLSVEAASVLKHSLSLARRRGHAQVTPLHVAATLLSSRASPLRRACLKSQPNQPSHPLQCRALELCFNVALNRLPATPTPLLHAQPSLSNAIVAALKRAQAHQRRGCIEQQQQSPPPLIGVKVELEQLILSILDDPSVSRVMREAGFSSTAVKNNMEESTNSVSSVFQCYNNSGGIYSTPSSPPNYDQNPNSFWHSNVMSYVSEKNPLIFSPDQKGILSKPDANTSPLKEDIKLVFEVLLRKKRRNTVIVGDSFSMNEALVAELMNKVKRGDVPEELKSVYFVKFQFSSVPLQLMKREEVDMHIDDLKRKVESSASNGRVIIYTGDLKWTVEELFCGGKEATVYSPIDHLVSEIAKLLSWYNNDSLNARVWLMATASYQTYTKCQMKQPPLDAQWSLQAVSVPSGGLGLSLNATATIGVDSRITFNENPSNVMHKSPFFGKEEDQDVLNCCPECLSNFEKEASQHDSFSLNKKTENGSVQLPYWLKPQGIETYEKEGLLQLRRKYNRHCQNQHGGSQNPNNSSANFTNQSFLGRNNFNTSSHPLWPTMNIFGDSDTISFGYSSVKANQIATAPPRFRRQQSCHIEFSFENGNSKFQSTKLNLDSLKSMDDKEVKITLALGNSMFAAAPNSETTKLNAEMCKTLQENLPWQKEMIPSILQALMDPKGMDQDKWLLIQGDDFIGKRRLTISIAKSMFGSSDLIFCMNMRENTRTLTQNCEMLHKALKDHEKMVVLVEDVDCADPEFVKFLDDGFESGDMGKLMKRERDSGSNIMVLTTNDSLSFNKKRDITDSVIQMKIVVSGSKMDSGVVSVLDHKRKSHWDSPTKIKSRRNSEIEDVFSNELDLNVKVDEDEQGEGKAGELSPISSDLTREITTDQRNSPKFLGKINNRFVFNRSTDQENQAKDMFLSMFKRSFHEACGGRNISSFNVDEMVLEEVFQGSGFYLNNLFEQWLNNVFQRSLHMVDTWERGNIRVRLCLGGEGEYCSNDGFMGTSLPNGIQVSFIV, encoded by the exons ATGCGTGCAGGAGTTTGCGCAGCTCAACAGACCCTCTCCGTAGAGGCTGCTTCCGTGTTGAAGCATTCTCTTAGCCTGGCACGGCGGCGCGGCCACGCTCAGGTCACACCACTGCATGTCGCCGCCACTTTGCTGAGCTCTAGAGCCAGTCCTCTCAGAAGGGCTTGCCTTAAATCTCAGCCTAACCAACCATCACATCCGCTTCAATGCCGAGCTCTAGAGCTGTGTTTCAATGTCGCACTTAATCGTCTTCCTGCCACCCCTACTCCTCTTCTTCACGCGCAGCCTTCCTTATCTAATGCCATTGTTGCTGCTCTTAAAAGGGCTCAAGCTCACCAGAGGAGAGGCTGTAttgagcagcagcagcagtcaCCGCCGCCGTTGATTGGTGTTAAAGTTGAGCTGGAACAACTTATTTTGTCAATCTTGGATGACCCTAGTGTGAGTAGGGTAATGAGGGAGGCTGGTTTCTCAAGTACTGCAGTGAAAAACAACATGGAGGAGTCTACTAATTCCGTTTCTTCTGTTTTTCAGTGCTACAACAATTCTGGTGGGATTTACTCAACTCCAAGTTCACCTCCAAATTATGATCAAAACCCTAATAGTTTCTGGCATTCCAATGTGATGTCTTACGTTTCTGAGAAAAACCCATTGATCTTTTCACCTGATCAGAAGGGTATTTTAAGCAAGCCCGACGCAAATACTTCCCCTCTGAAGGAAGATATCAAGTTGGTTTTCGAGGTTTTGCTCAGAAAGAAGAGACGAAACACTGTAATAGTTGGAGACTCTTTCTCCATGAATGAAGCTCTTGTTGCAGAGCTAATGAATAAAGTAAAAAGAGGAGATGTGCCTGAGGAGTTAAAATCCGTGTACTTTGTTAAGTTTCAGTTCTCATCAGTGCCACTCCAGCTCATGAAAAGAGAAGAAGTGGACATGCATATTGATGATTTGAAAAGAAAGGTCGAATCTTCTGCGTCAAATGGTAGAGTTATAATCTACACTGGTGACTTGAAATGGACAGTTGAAGAACTGTTTTGTGGTGGTAAGGAAGCCACGGTTTATAGCCCTATTGATCACTTAGTTTCTGAGATAGCAAAGTTGCTTTCTTGGTATAATAATGACAGTTTAAACGCAAGAGTTTGGTTAATGGCTACTGCAAGTTACCAGACTTACACGAAGTGTCAAATGAAGCAGCCTCCTTTGGATGCTCAATGGAGTTTGCAAGCTGTGTCTGTTCCTTCTGGTGGACTGGGGTTGAGTCTCAATGCTACTGCTACGAT TGGCGTGGATTCAAGAATCACCTTTAATGAAAATCCATCAAATGTGATGCACAAAAGCCCATTTTTTGGCAAGGAAGAAGATCAAGATGTCTTGAATTGCTGTCCAGAATGCTTATCCAACTTTGAAAAAGAAGCCAGCCAGCACGattctttttcattaaacaaAAAAACAGAGAACGGTTCTGTCCAATTACCTTATTGGCTCAAGCCACAAGGCATTGAAACATATGAGAAG GAAGGTTTGCTTCAGCTCAGGAGAAAATATAACAGACACTGCCAGAATCAGCACGGCGGAagccaaaatccaaataatTCGAGTGCAAATTTTACAAACCAGAGCTTTCTTGGAAGAAATAACTTCAATACTTCATCACATCCTCTTTGGCCAACTATGAACATCTTTGGTGATTCAGACACAATTTCATTTGGTTATTCTTCTGTCAAGGCTAATCAAATCGCCACCGCTCCGCCTCGATTCAGGAGGCAGCAATCTTGCCATATCGAGTTTAGTTTTGAGAATGGGAATTCTAAATTCCAATCCACCAAACTGAACTTGGATTCACTTAAGAGCATGGATGATAAGGAAGTAAAGATCACTCTCGCTCTTGGAAATTCCATGTTTGCTGCTGCACCAAATTCTGAGACAACTAAATTGAATGCTGAAATGTGTAAAACATTACAAGAAAATCTTCCATGGCAAAAGGAAATGATTCCTTCGATTCTACAGGCACTGATGGATCCTAAAGGAATGGACCAAGATAAATGGTTGCTAATTCAAGGAGACGATTTTATTGGAAAGAGACGACTGACAATTAGCATAGCAAAATCCATGTTCGGTTCTTCAGATTTGATCTTCTGCATGAATATGAGGGAAAATACAAGAACATTGACTCAGAACTGTGAGATGCTCCACAAGGCACTGAAAGATCATGAAAAGATGGTAGTTCTTGTTGAAGATGTAGATTGTGCTGATCCTGAGTTTGTTAAGTTTCTTGATGATGGATTTGAGAGTGGGGACATGGGAAAATTGATGAAAAGAGAACGAGATTCGGGAAGCAATATAATGGTCTTAACAACTAATGATTCCTTGAGTTTTAACAAGAAAAGGGATATCACAGATTCTGTCATTCAGATGAAAATAGTTGTCAGTGGATCCAAAATGGATTCAGGGGTGGTATCTGTTCTTGATCATAAGCGTAAATCGCATTGGGATTCTCCCACCAAGATCAAGAGCCGAAGGAACAGTGAAATTGAAGATGTTTTCTCAAACGAGCTCGACCTCAATGTAAAAGTTGATGAGGATGAGCAAGGAGAAGGCAAGGCTGGAGAGTTAAGCCCGATTTCAAGTGATTTGACTCGTGAAATCACAACAGATCAACGGAATTCACCAAAGTTTCTTGGAAAGATAAACAACCGCTTCGTTTTCAACCGAAGCACGGATCAAGAAAACCAAGCAAAGGATATGTTCTTGTCCATGTTCAAGAGATCTTTTCATGAGGCATGTGGGGGTAGAAACATAAGCAGTTTCAACGTCGATGAGATGGTCTTGGAAGAAGTTTTTCAAGGGTCTGGTTTTTATCTTAACAACTTGTTCGAACAATGGttaaacaatgtttttcaaaGAAGTTTACACATGGTTGATACTTGGGAGAGGGGAAATATTAGAGTTAGGCTGTGTTTAGGAGGCGAGGGGGAATATTGTTCAAACGATGGATTCATGGGAACAAGTCTTCCCAATGGAATCCAAGTttcttttattgtttaa
- the LOC140991932 gene encoding uncharacterized protein codes for MCFLGCDKEETEVGRQQAPGSCPYCGGKVHAVDVGSRFRFCFLPVCFRFKRKYSCTLCSKRLVSYDY; via the coding sequence ATGTGTTTTCTGGGTTGTGACAAGGAGGAGACGGAGGTGGGGCGGCAGCAGGCGCCGGGATCGTGCCCCTACTGCGGCGGAAAGGTGCATGCAGTGGACGTcggcagccgattcagattctgtTTTCTCCCCGTTTGCTTCAGATTCAAACGCAAGTATTCTTGTACTCTCTGTTCCAAGCGCTTGGTTTCGTATGATTATTAA